AGCTGTGGCAACTCTTAATTCATTTCGTTTAGCCGCTCAACTTTATCAAATAGATAATGATAAACCTCTTATTGAAGATAGTTCTAAATATGACGATGATACAGAAATTAAAAAAGCTTTAAAAAAATTAGAAATCTATTTAGATAACAATGCTAAGGAAATTATAGAAAACAATGAAATAACTATAGGAGCTTCAAGAGAAAAGAAAGATAGTGATTTAATATATGGAGGAAAAGTAAAATTTACTTTTAAAAATCCTGATAGCAATGGAAACAGTGATGGTTATTATATGTGGTTAGTTCCTGTAAATCCTACTAAAAATTTTGATAGCAAAGGAAAAGAATGGATAAAATATTGATAATTTTTCTATATATAGCATTGATTTTTGTTATGTATATAGATATTAATAAAAAATATATTCCCAATGTTTTAAATTTTTCTATCTTAATACTTTCAGTTTTTATTAGGGGGATAAGTGAGATAGAAAATTTCTTTATAGGTGCAGCTTGCTATGTCTTACCTATATTAATCTTTTATGGCTATGTCTCAGATATTTTGAAGAGAGAAGTCTTTGGCTTTGGTGATATAAAATTAATAATAGCCCTAGGTGGACTTTTATATCACAGTGAAATTAATATTTTTTTACAAATTTATATTTTTTACCTTTTAGTATTTTCGATTGCCACCCTTTATATTACTTTTTATCTTTGCGTATATTTTTGTAAAAACAGAGCCTTAAAGATTAGAGGTGTAGAGATAGCATTTGCTCCCTATATATGTATAGCCTTTTTTATTATCTACAACTATATAGAAGGTATATTATGAAGAAATCTAGAGCCTTTTCTTTAATGGAAGTCATTGTGTCAGTATTTATCTTGTTTTTAGTTTTGATACCTAGCATAAAATTGAATAGTCAGCAGTTAAAAACTTATTCAAAAATAAGAGCTAAGGAAAAAGAGTTACATTTTTTTAATTCTTTAGGTAACTATATAAAATCTAAATCTATCTCAAATAGTCACTTAGAATTTAATAGTTACTCTGAGTTTCTAAATTCTTTCAGTGACTTTCAAACTTATGCTAGAAATATACAAAATGATGAATTTAATTTAACAATAGATGTTGAAGATATAGAAGTAGATTTTTCTGATAGAAAAGAAAGAGTAAGTTTAATTAATTTAGAATATAAAGGAGCATCAAAAACCTATAAAAATAAAATTATAAAATTTAAGGATTAAATGTATATGAACAAAAATAAAGCCTTTTCTCTTGTTGAAATTATAATAGCTATAAGCCTCACTTTAATAGTAGGTTCTATTTGTCTTATCACTTTCTATTCTATGAATAAAAGTTTTTTAGTTATGAACAAGACATATAAAAGAGATAAAGAAATAGCAAGTTTTAGGGATTTACTTATTAGTCATATAAAGTGGAATGAGGGTGTAGAAATAAGAATTAGTAATCTTTCTAAAAATCAAAATATAAATAGTTTAGGAAATCTCTTTTTAAAAGAAAGTGAAAAAGAAGGAAATCTTTTAGTTTTAAAAATTCAAGCCTATAATGAGATTGAGAAAACTACAAGCAGATACTATAGATGTTTTTTATTTTATGAGGATAAAGTGAGTATTAGCTATTTTGATGAAGGAGATATAGTTAATCTCTTTAATGGCACAGTAATTTTAGAAAATTGTTCTGGTAAATTTAACTTTAATAATAATATTTTAAAGTTCTATCTAAAAGATAAGGAAAAAGAATATGAGGAAATATTGTACTACGATCAAAAATAAAGCCTATATTTTTTTAGAAGTTATAATAATTTCTTTTTTATTTATTAG
This portion of the Fusobacterium periodonticum 1_1_41FAA genome encodes:
- a CDS encoding type II secretion system protein, with translation MKNRGFSLIEVIVAVAIIGILSGIVGLKLRSYIATSKDTRAVATLNSFRLAAQLYQIDNDKPLIEDSSKYDDDTEIKKALKKLEIYLDNNAKEIIENNEITIGASREKKDSDLIYGGKVKFTFKNPDSNGNSDGYYMWLVPVNPTKNFDSKGKEWIKY
- a CDS encoding type II secretion system protein, with amino-acid sequence MYMNKNKAFSLVEIIIAISLTLIVGSICLITFYSMNKSFLVMNKTYKRDKEIASFRDLLISHIKWNEGVEIRISNLSKNQNINSLGNLFLKESEKEGNLLVLKIQAYNEIEKTTSRYYRCFLFYEDKVSISYFDEGDIVNLFNGTVILENCSGKFNFNNNILKFYLKDKEKEYEEILYYDQK
- a CDS encoding prepilin-type N-terminal cleavage/methylation domain-containing protein, with the translated sequence MKKSRAFSLMEVIVSVFILFLVLIPSIKLNSQQLKTYSKIRAKEKELHFFNSLGNYIKSKSISNSHLEFNSYSEFLNSFSDFQTYARNIQNDEFNLTIDVEDIEVDFSDRKERVSLINLEYKGASKTYKNKIIKFKD
- a CDS encoding A24 family peptidase, producing the protein MDKILIIFLYIALIFVMYIDINKKYIPNVLNFSILILSVFIRGISEIENFFIGAACYVLPILIFYGYVSDILKREVFGFGDIKLIIALGGLLYHSEINIFLQIYIFYLLVFSIATLYITFYLCVYFCKNRALKIRGVEIAFAPYICIAFFIIYNYIEGIL